One window of Bacteroidota bacterium genomic DNA carries:
- the purD gene encoding phosphoribosylamine--glycine ligase — MRILIIGAGGREHAIGQSLAASPRCQALFFGPGNAGTAAIGTNLRLNPLDGTSVAQAVQENAIDLVIIGPEGPLEAGVADHLRSLGIPTVGPGQAGATLEASKDWSKRFMMRHNIPTAAYASFNAAGLEQAVAYVRAHTLPVVLKASGLAAGKGVLICTSHAEAEAGLREMLDGSAFGAAGETVVIEEFLTGIELSVFVLTDGKSWKVLPEAKDYKRIGEGDTGLNTGGMGAVSPVPFADKPFMDKVRERIIEPTIAGLALESIPYNGFIFLGLIKVGDEPFVIEYNARMGDPETEVVFPRIASDVVDLMEATANGTLDQVELKVKEAAAATVFLVSGGYPGDYVKGKEISGLDQVEGSVVFHAGTKAADGKVLTDGGRVLAVTSFGETIQAAVAKSLENADRIAFDGKYFRRDIGWEFSE; from the coding sequence ATGAGAATTCTCATCATCGGTGCAGGCGGCCGCGAACATGCCATCGGTCAGTCATTGGCGGCCTCGCCACGCTGCCAAGCTTTGTTTTTCGGTCCCGGAAATGCAGGAACGGCCGCGATCGGCACGAACCTTCGGCTGAATCCCTTGGACGGCACCTCCGTGGCGCAGGCCGTGCAAGAAAACGCCATCGATTTGGTGATCATTGGCCCCGAAGGGCCGCTTGAAGCAGGCGTCGCCGACCATTTGCGGTCGCTCGGCATTCCCACAGTCGGCCCCGGACAGGCGGGCGCCACGCTCGAGGCAAGCAAGGATTGGAGCAAACGCTTCATGATGCGGCACAACATCCCGACGGCTGCTTATGCATCGTTCAATGCGGCAGGGCTTGAGCAAGCCGTCGCCTACGTGCGGGCGCATACGCTCCCGGTCGTGCTCAAAGCGAGCGGACTTGCTGCGGGCAAGGGTGTGCTCATCTGCACATCGCATGCGGAAGCCGAGGCTGGCCTCCGCGAAATGCTGGATGGCAGCGCATTTGGAGCCGCAGGCGAAACAGTGGTCATCGAAGAATTTCTCACCGGCATCGAACTCAGCGTTTTTGTCTTGACGGATGGAAAAAGCTGGAAAGTGCTGCCCGAGGCCAAAGACTACAAACGCATCGGCGAAGGCGACACCGGTCTGAACACCGGCGGCATGGGAGCGGTTTCGCCCGTGCCATTTGCAGACAAGCCTTTCATGGACAAGGTCCGCGAACGCATCATCGAACCGACCATTGCAGGGCTTGCGCTGGAAAGCATTCCTTACAATGGGTTCATTTTCTTGGGCTTGATCAAAGTCGGGGACGAGCCTTTTGTGATCGAATACAACGCCCGTATGGGCGATCCGGAGACGGAGGTTGTGTTTCCACGCATTGCAAGCGATGTCGTGGACTTGATGGAGGCGACTGCGAATGGGACCTTGGACCAAGTCGAGTTGAAGGTCAAGGAGGCGGCTGCGGCAACGGTATTTCTGGTAAGCGGCGGGTATCCCGGCGACTATGTCAAAGGCAAGGAAATCAGCGGATTGGACCAGGTCGAGGGATCGGTCGTGTTTCACGCCGGCACCAAGGCAGCAGACGGAAAGGTCTTGACCGACGGTGGACGCGTTTTGGCCGTGACATCATTTGGGGAGACGATTCAAGCGGCAGTGGCCAAGTCGTTGGAAAATGCGGATCGGATTGCGTTTGATGGCAAGTATTTCAGACGGGATATTGGTTGGGAGTTTTCCGAATAG
- a CDS encoding T9SS type A sorting domain-containing protein: protein MKLFFHSVAFLIQFLTWSSVFTQTPCSLDPTWDTDGRLVADGGRYSGAMLVLPDGKLLVACNPNNDSYAYLKRYNLDGSVDMTFGSSGLRIVQVAERRTDIDAMVFHNGIIYLVGNTTTDVGGTNTYVYAAALTQNGIFVNTFGVTGVKKFNSGNTDLYKATDILVDANGKILIAGLKSFDNLYVMKITTTGAMDASWSNDGIAFIPTNNSDHWWDLYDMELDKNGQVLITGKKYRANNGSTIPAFWHVFVARWNANGTLDNTFATNGIGLYNSDPTHFDEAKSIMVTAANNYVTAGITYMGSDYDYSALGILHNGAINPNFGVNGWSINDLLHGQDSENCLNATMLPDGRILQTGNQGSGDTVHFALLMLNPDGTRDNVFAPDGLFMNIFNQNNNSSGQAAAVDPSGKIYMGGYTRTCVNGTCGPLYMAISRYNNTFGTVTSVDNLTESDAVFFPNPAKSDGLVSVKGIDFATVKSVELIDLNGKQSTLTMIADQIQLPTLPQGVYFLRITTETGQWVEKLRIE from the coding sequence ATGAAACTCTTTTTCCATTCGGTGGCTTTTCTGATCCAATTTCTCACTTGGAGCTCCGTCTTCACCCAAACGCCGTGTTCCCTCGACCCCACTTGGGACACCGACGGCCGGCTTGTGGCCGATGGTGGTCGCTACTCGGGTGCCATGCTCGTCTTGCCGGATGGGAAATTGCTCGTGGCCTGCAATCCGAACAATGACAGTTATGCCTACCTCAAGCGGTACAATTTGGACGGTTCGGTGGACATGACTTTTGGAAGCAGTGGTCTGCGCATCGTCCAAGTGGCCGAGCGACGCACCGACATCGATGCCATGGTGTTCCACAATGGCATCATTTACCTTGTTGGAAATACAACGACCGATGTCGGCGGCACCAATACCTATGTTTATGCAGCCGCCCTGACGCAGAATGGCATCTTCGTCAATACATTCGGAGTTACTGGCGTGAAAAAGTTCAATTCGGGGAATACGGATTTGTACAAGGCAACTGACATCTTGGTTGATGCCAACGGGAAAATTTTGATCGCCGGCTTAAAATCCTTTGACAACCTCTATGTCATGAAAATCACGACGACCGGCGCAATGGACGCTTCTTGGAGCAATGACGGCATCGCATTCATCCCCACCAACAACAGCGACCATTGGTGGGACCTCTACGACATGGAATTGGACAAAAACGGCCAAGTGTTGATCACAGGTAAAAAGTATCGCGCCAACAATGGCTCCACAATTCCTGCATTTTGGCATGTATTTGTAGCCCGATGGAATGCCAATGGCACCCTCGACAATACCTTCGCCACCAACGGAATCGGATTGTACAACAGCGATCCAACGCATTTCGATGAAGCCAAATCCATCATGGTGACGGCCGCCAACAACTATGTCACTGCAGGGATCACCTACATGGGATCCGATTACGATTATAGTGCACTGGGTATCTTGCACAATGGCGCCATCAACCCCAACTTTGGTGTCAATGGATGGTCGATCAATGACTTACTTCATGGACAAGATTCTGAAAACTGCCTGAATGCCACCATGCTTCCAGATGGCCGAATCCTCCAAACCGGCAATCAGGGTTCCGGTGACACGGTCCATTTTGCATTGCTGATGTTGAATCCAGACGGTACCCGTGACAATGTTTTTGCCCCGGACGGATTGTTTATGAATATTTTCAACCAAAACAACAACAGCAGCGGCCAAGCAGCAGCCGTAGATCCCAGTGGCAAAATTTACATGGGCGGATATACCCGCACTTGTGTCAACGGGACATGCGGCCCGCTTTACATGGCGATCTCGAGATACAACAATACGTTTGGGACTGTCACTTCTGTTGACAATCTAACTGAGTCGGATGCGGTATTTTTTCCTAATCCAGCAAAGTCGGATGGTTTGGTTTCAGTCAAAGGAATTGATTTTGCAACAGTGAAATCAGTAGAATTGATAGATTTAAATGGGAAACAATCAACATTAACGATGATTGCCGACCAGATTCAACTGCCAACTTTGCCGCAAGGGGTTTACTTCCTTCGCATCACGACCGAAACGGGCCAATGGGTAGAAAAGCTACGCATCGAGTGA